TGCGTCTCCTTTGGGGCAGCCGCGGTGCTGAGAGCAGCCAGCGGGAGCGCTACGAGAAATTCGACAAGGTTCTCACTGCATTGTCCCACAAGCTAGAACCCTCTGTGCGGTTCAGTGAACTGTAACCGACGTGGGACTTAGAGTTAAACTCACAGGGGGAGGGTAACACCAATCAGTCCTTCAAGAGGCCAAGTAACCAGGTCCCCAGTCTGCAAGCCAGCCCACTCCTCCTCATGCACCCATGGGGGCTAGGAAGCTGTGGGTACCACAGACCCAGAAGGGGGGCCAGCCAGGCACAAGAGCGTGAGGAAGAAAGCTGGCATTTAACATCTGCGAAGGAAAGAACTGCCCACGAGTGAAATCATGGCATTGGGATGGGTACAGCTGTAGATCTCTGGAGAAGAGAAACCTTTTGAAAAATTCCAGCATGCCAGActgatggggaagggggagggagcccAGAACAGCTGTTGTGATATAGGTCCATCCATGCTCCACACATGCAAACTACAGGAGTCTGCATTTAATTTTCACACAAAGCAGTGACCTCCCCTCCTCGACCACCAATACAAATCAATAGTGGAATCTCACTAACGGACCCTCCCCACTAAAAATCCTATCGAAATTCCCTGGACAGTCCCAGTGCAAATTTTTTGAGCTGCACATTTGTGGAGGAAGGAGAGCGCTGATCACTCCCAGCCATGGGACCTCCTGCTGATTCTCAGCTGTAGTATAGGCCAGTTTGTGCATCCCAGCTGATCTACACAAAGATGCCTGTTAAGCCAGAAATCCACCTCCTCTGGCCCTGCAATCACAAGGTATCTCATTACCGTTGTGTTCTTCATTCAGCCTTGCTGGTTCTCAGCCACATGGGGTCCAGTTGCTATGATCACCCAGTGCCGCCCCAACTTGTACAGCCTGTTGGCCTCAAGATGTTTTAtcttttctctgtcttgtctgaGGCCTCTTAATTCTGCCTGTAAATAAATTTCACAATTACTTCTTGATGTACAGACTTGTGAGGACGTTCTTGTAAATAATTATGCTCACGTCATTTCATCTTGTAAATAAGTGTACATAGATCATgggggaagtgggtttttttgttgtttttggttcTTACATACAATAAACTTTTATGCTCTTCTTCAATGGACTCACATCTTTTGgaggacattttaaaatacttttctatAGTGACACAAGCTTGTACCATTCAAGGTGCATTTGTACTGATGCCCCAAGTGTCGGTGGTGTCTATGTATTGTGCCCCAAGCATCAATGGTGTTTCTTCTTTTGTTGGCAATACTTTAGAAATTTAATGCACCTGGAGCATACAAATAGAACAGTTGCAGTGGGAATAGCCTGAGAACATATTAAGTAATAGTAATTGCACCTGTTGGAGGCAGGAACGTAGTGAAGCTGACCTTGTTCCTGCTGTTCCCTCCTGGTGTAGCTCCAGTTGACTCAATGGAGTTAAGTTGCTCCATTAAGTCCTAATTTGGTTAATACAATCTTAACAGACAAGCCAACTATAGAGGGAAAACGATAATGTTGCCCTGGTTGTAAGGAGTCTGCTTGCAAATGTAGAGTCAAAATCTCACCCCAATGCGTAACAGAGTTCACGTCAAGCCTTCTCACTGCACTTGGCTGTtcctaggcagggccggctctacagtttttgccgccccaagcagcgtgccgaattgccgccccaggcggcgggggcagtccctgcacctttagggcagcaggcgcgtttccgcagcagcagcaattcggctgcagcttctatgtttagctgaagcagccccagacagctaaacatagaagctgctgctgaattgcagcGGAAACGTGCCTGCCGCCCTAGGGGTGCACTGACTGCACCCGCCGCctggggcggcaattcggcgtgctagttgggggcaaaacaacagggactgctgccccttgcagaatgccaccccaagcaccagcttggaatgctggtgcctggagccggccctgctcctagGGTTCCTCCTTCAGAACTGTTCAGCCCACACCCTGGATCCTATCTCCCCAAAAGGTCACTCCCGCCTCCCTTATCCAAATGGGGTAATGAGCCACCTGCAACAATGAGTCAGCAGAGCCCACTTAATCCTTTCCCAGCAGGAGTAGCACCAAGATCAAGGGTTAGATGTTTCAGGCCTGACTTGAATAAGTCCCACATgcgctccctctctctcaccatgCTCTATACCAGTGGAACAGTGTTTCTACTTCTACAAAGATAGTCTAAACTTTCATCAAATTAATTCAGGTCTTGTTTCAAGCCTGCTGTCAAGTACTCTTGTCTGACTGCCTCCTAAGGCTGGTACTACCACTGTTCAGACTAGGGGCTTcctgtactcatgtctgtatcTGGTTATTGGATGACTGTGAAGTGCTGCTCCTTAAGCATCCTTAGAGGCTGCAGAGCTGTTTGGGAAGCATTTCACATGCCTTTCAAAGACCACAGGGGAAATGATCTGCGATGTATCCTAGGCGCAGCAGAGCTCCTTCTGAGGACAATGCATTCACATACCTTCAAAAGATCAGTGGGCTTCTTCTGATAACGCGTTTGTTGCCTAGTGGGGACAATTACCAGCTTATGTTCAAAATTAGATGGTCCCTAGAGTTTGAGGTCCACTAAGGACTTCACAACATTATCAAACAGTATCCCAATCTGTAGGGCTGGGACTAACCCACTCAGCCCTGAATGCAACATGTAGCATGTAACAGACACCTGAGGGTGTACGGTGAAACAGAGAGAGGGTGTCATCAGCACCTAGCTCTAAAAACCTATCCACCTTTTCATCTTTGCTTTACACCAGAAAAAGCTGTCTGCCCATCCGTTCATAAATGATCATTGCTGGTTATCACCCAGCCATCCTCTGGGTCTGGCATTTTCAGCCAACTGCAGGGTAAAAACCTCTCCAGAACTTCTCTTGGTCATTAGAACTCCTGATCGGCTTGTATATTTTTTCGCTTTGCTATAATTCTGATGACCACACCAGCCTGATGGTTGGACTACGGGCTCCAAAGACAACTTAAAGTAAAACCACTCAAAACCTAGGGTTTGGGGAATTCTGTTTATGCCATCGGAattgctgtggctgctgctggaatgctgtggctgtggctgctgctgtgatTGCGAATGGAATGGAAGAAGATCCATGAGGTTGtgcagggaaaggaggaagccaAGAGACAATATATGCTGCACCTTTTGGAAAAAATTGGAGCGCTGCTGATTTAGTGAGAAGGCGCCACCCGGTGTTGCTTTTAGAGTTGTGTAACTCAAAGTGTCTTATCACTACAGCCTATGAtggtataatttatgttgctcagggatgtgaataaactACCACTCTGACCAACATAAGTTAAACCAACATACACAGCACTCAGGTGGGGTAATAGTATCTTTTACATCgccaaccttgtctctcttatgtctacattaccacacatgttggcaaaacttatgtcagttgggtgtgaaaaaaacacatccctgagcaataGAATTTTCACTGGCATAAACGGTAGTGTCCACAGCACACAgcttctcccgccgacatagctaccaACTATGGGGtggttgggggtggtttaattatgtcgtctcccatcggcatagagcagctacatgagctgtgccactgtaaggtctctagtatagacacagcctcataccctgggaccaacacggctacaacaacactgcaaacaactgtCAAAGTGTCTTGTGGGGGGTggcagaaggaggagggggtaATTTACCAGTAAAAGCTGGCTGATAAAGGCAACAGTCTGACACTGCCAGCCATCCGCCTGAGCTCCTGTCCCTAGAGTCCTCTCATGCCCCAAACCAGCAGGCTTGCAAGCGCTGAGGAGTGACTATGCTCGGTTCTAAGTCAAGAGGGGCATGCTCTGCAATCCTCAACAGCAACCTCCTCTGTTCAgtgctgggaggagtgggggacaGACAGGCTCCAGAGGGAGCTGCTTCAAACTCTTTTTTGTTAAAAGGAGCCTGTTTGCAATGCCAAGGCCCCAGGTTTACAGGGCAAAATGAGAGGGTGAAAATGGGGCCCCCAGGAGCGCTCCCATACCCCAAAATAGCAAACTTACCTGTGTACTAATCACCAGTTGTAAGTTTAAGCGAGATCCTCACTCGTGTTATGCAGAATGCATGTCTTGGAAGACTCTGTTAGCTGCACCCATCCATgagtgcagcagctgctggttcCCCCTGTACGGCTTCTGTCACGTGGAGTGACTTCTCTCTAGCTCACCCCCTCATTGCTGCTCCATCTCATTTCAAATCTCAGGTGAAAACCTCTCTCCTGGCCCTTGCCTTAGGTTCCCACAAATGTGAGCTTGTCTGGTGGGGCAAACACATGCATCCCAACACTGACTAAAGAGGACAATGTAACCTGGGCTCCCAGTTATTTTAAGATCCCATGAGCCAGGCCTGAGACATATGGACCACTCCAAAATCAGGATGATCCCAGAAACGGCCAGATCTGGTACCAAGCCACCCTGCTGCAATGCTCGCCCTCCGCTGTTGTTTACACTTTCGGGGGTAGATGCAGCGCTCTGCTGGGCACCTGTGCCCCCCAGGGAAGCCAGTGGAAATTGAAGTTGCTCATTTGGGATGCAGGGTGGATGACAGACACgaaatcagcggttctcaaactgggtgtcacgacccctcaggggatcacaaggttacTGGGTGGGTGTGGAGCTGTCGGCCCTGTGAGGGGCTGAGAGCCTGAGCGCTGTTAAATTACGCCCCCCCctttttaattgataaggggggtcgcactcaaaggcttgctgtgtgaacgGGGCGCCAGCAGgagggctgagaaccactgcgctAAAACCAGCGATGCCCTGGGCAGCCCCACAGGGGGAATCCTCCCGCGGGCCCTGTACCCCGACTGAGGGCCCTGGTCACTGCCCCCTACACCCCCAAGGTGCCCCGCCCCTCCCCGCATTCaggccccacccacccccgcttTGGCTCCTCCCCTGCCGCAGCCCCCTGAGCGCTGAGGCGGCCGCGCCTCTGGCGGTTGCTTCCCGCCCTGCCGGGAGCCGGGCCTCCCGCGGGGCAGGCTGGGACCTCGCTGGCGCGCCGCGTGCTCAGTGACGCAGGTGAATGGGAGGCGGCGGCTCCGTGCCGCtccggctcctgctgctgctgctgggggccgCGGGCTCGGCCACCCCCTGGGACCTGCGCGCCCTGCGCTGCAGCTTCTCGGCCGCCTGCGAGTGCGACTTCCGGCCCGACGTGCGCGGTGAGCGGGGGGAGCCGGGACTCTGCGGCGCGCCCGAGGGAGGGGCCGCGGGGGCTCCCGGGGGGTGCAGGgcgaggcggggggaggggctcctgagcagctggggaagggggtggactGGGGGAGCTGTGGAGCGGGCCGtccctgactgagggggtccctGGGGAGGATGGATCGTCCAGCGGCGGGGTGTTGGCTGCCCTGGCCCGTCCCCGGGGGTGCACACCCGGCTGCAGGGGCTCTCTTTTCGCGCACCCCTCCCCTGGGCGCCCTAGGGCTGTATATTTAAGGAGCCTGTACGCAGAATAACGTGcatctggctgctgctctgtgagCCCCTCTTACGGGGTGACTCGCCCTCTGGGGAGACACTAGATCAGCAGGCCCCCAGCACAGATGCAGCGGGCGAGATCTCAGGGGTGAGGGCCAGATGTGGCTATTGGATGCTTGTGACGTGCAGCTCCTTTTGAGAGCGTCCTTAGAGAAGTGGAAGGATGCCCCTTCTCTAAATCGCACACTAAAACCAGTTCTTTCAGGGCCACAGCAATACAGATGTTCAGAAAGTGTTGCCCTTTTGTGTTGACTACAGCCTGACACAAAGCCTGTTGGAAAGATGCCCATCTACTTCAACGGGCATTGAATGGGGACCCTGCTCCCTGGACAATTCCTTCCGGTCTGTTCAGTATTTCTGGTCACTCTTATTTCAAATGTCTAAAGTAATGGAGCTTCCCTCTAGAGGCCTTTCCTCCACCCAATATCCCCTGaaaggaaatagtatttccttttcttaacTGCATCCCATTACTCCCAGTTAGACTTCTTACTACCATTGTGAGGACTGGcttacacttaaaagttttaccAGTATGTAACTGTTAGTTAGGGGTggggtgtgtatgtatgtgtgtgtgtgtgtatatatatattttttttgcttaaactagttataccagtaaaagctATAGTGTGAATGCAATTATACTGCTATAAAAGTGCCTTAATGCCAGTATAGCTTTTCAGTTCCTGAAGCACTTTTGTGTTGATAAAAATGCATCCACACAGTTTTTACTATACTGGTAAAGTAAAAGAAGTATacttgtaagtgtagacaggccctgagCTAACTGAAGTTATCCCAAAAGGAAGAAATATCCCCCAACCCAGCATctgaggggagagggcagagatgCCTTCAAATACTAGCCCAAATAACTTCCATCTCTTAATCCAACATATTctaaattttgttttggattcaTTCCAGGTCTGGAGTGTGACTTGGCCCTGAACCTGGTTGGGCAGCACTTCGTGAGGCAATTGGTGGTGAAAGGAGTGAGAGAGTTTTTACAAAATCATGATCCTGTCAAACCTCTGGTTATGTCCTTCCATGGCTGGACAGGCACAGGCAAAACCTATGTGAGCTCCATGCTGGTCCGCTACTTGTTCCGAGATGGTGTCCACAGTCCGTATGTCCACCAGTTCTCCCCAATAGTGCACTTTCCCCATGCTGAACAGATCGAGCAGTACAAGGTAAGAATGGAGGCTGCCTCTGAAAGCTAAATTACAAGACTTATTTCCTCTTATGATTATCTAGTCAGTCACTGGATAAGTATTGAGACTCTTCTCCTACCTTCCAACACATACTGTATAGTGCAATAAAAGTACTTTTTGTAGCACCTCTTATCTGAAACTGTTCCAGTGCTTTCCAAACACTAGTTAAGCCTGTGGGACACTCTCTCAGCtttaaagatgggaaaactgagatagAGCTAgggcaagtgacttgccccaggttacacagcaagtcagtggaagaaGTGGCCATATAACCCAGTCTCCTGATTACCAGCCCTCTGCTCTAACTGCTTGATTGTACTCCCATTAACCTTGGCATTGCCCAGAATCTAAAGAAATTATGCAATAAGGTTAGCTGACAAATACTGAATGGAGCAGTATTTGGGGGTTTCTTTACACTATATTGGAAGAAAAAATTGTAGCTTTCTTGCTTCCTGAGAAGAAAAAAACTTGAGTTAAAATCCTCTGTTGGAAAAAACACTTCAGTGAAGACGAACGCATTTCACCAGAAAGTCTGTACATTAAAATATGCAATGGTATAAATATTGGACCAGCTGCAGCCTTGGTGGTGCAAGCATGTGCAACTGACATCAGAAGAGTCTCACATGCTTACAACGGAACTCAGTTTGGTTAAGGTATATTTTCCTAAGCGTCCATACTAATGGCTGGTCTCAGCATAGAGTGAAGGGAGAGAGACTACATGTTCAGTCATTTTTGGGGTCTGACCATTAAACTTGTGGAGCTCTTGAATTCTGCTTAATCCACTCCATATTTCTTCTTTAAATGGATTTGTATTAGTAAGACTATATTAAATTAGGCAAAATTCACCATGTTGAATTAAGAGCAAAACAGTTTACCAGGGAACCTTCACAAATGGTAGTCAGTCTTGCAATGTACAAAGTTAATCCTTCTTTCCAGACAAAGCATCACAAGTGCTGTTCTAAGGAACAACAGCTTTTGGAGGTTGCTATTTCTGGCATTATTAGCCCAGGCTAATGTAGTTCTCGTGTAAGCTTAGCTCTTTGGTAGCTCAAGCTCTTCTAACAAGTTCATGGTCCTAACTGGCTTGGTTGGTTGGGTTTGGTTTTCCAGGAAAATCTGAAGAGTTGGATCCAGGGGAATTTGACAAACTGTGGCCGATCAGTGTTTCTCTTTGATGAGATGGATAAGATGCACCCAGGTCTGATCGATGTGATTATACCATTCCTTGGACCCTCCTGGGTTGTGTATGGAACCAACTACAGAAAAGCTATCTTCATTTTCATAAGGTAAGAGAGCTCCCTCTGCAGCAAGTATAACTGGGCTGGGAATAATTCTAATGCAATGCTACTAATTTGGTCAAATGTTGGTAAGTTCCTCCCTATTTTAATCACCCAGAGCAGGTATTTTGAGTTGAGATCTCATGGATCTGACACATTTTAGTCTGCAAAGGTACCTGGTCTCATAGTCCTTTGTCTTTTCCACTATTTGGCAACCTCTGTAGCAGTCTTCATAAGCCAGCTAAGACTGCTTCCATACTCTCTGCAGAATGAGGCACTGCCACTGGCAGTGCAATATTGATGTCATGGGATAACTTCTGGTAATTTCTTGTCTTGGTCTTGCTCAGCAATGGAGGAGGTGAGCAAATTAATCGAATGGCACTGGATCTCTGGTATGCCCGCAAGGACCGAGAGGAGATCAGCCTGCAAGATCTGGAATCTGCAGTTTCCGAAGCTGtgtttgaaaatcccaatagTAAGTCTTTCCATCAACTGGGAAATGCTTTTCAGTAGGCATGCTCACCAGCAGGGGGTGCCATACCCTATTTCAAATAAGCCAATGATCTTTATAGAGTATTTTACAGATATGTGTCAAGCTATTATCAGTTTTCAGGGAGAAGCCTGAGGTGGAGTTAGGACCTGGATGAATTGCTTTGGCGGATGAAAGGAGTGGTTCTGCTGTTCAAGCCTACAGAAACATTACCATGCTTAACAGAGTTCCACTGGGAGAAGGGGCACCCATGACTGAATAGGAGGCA
This genomic window from Chelonoidis abingdonii isolate Lonesome George chromosome 24, CheloAbing_2.0, whole genome shotgun sequence contains:
- the TOR2A gene encoding prosalusin; protein product: MSFHGWTGTGKTYVSSMLVRYLFRDGVHSPYVHQFSPIVHFPHAEQIEQYKENLKSWIQGNLTNCGRSVFLFDEMDKMHPGLIDVIIPFLGPSWVVYGTNYRKAIFIFISNGGGEQINRMALDLWYARKDREEISLQDLESAVSEAVFENPNNGFWKSGIIEEHLIDLLVPFLPLKQHHVKQCVMNELTQQGLTVQQDIIQAVADSIPYFPDEERVFSSTGCKTVASRVTFFL